Genomic segment of Peribacillus frigoritolerans:
ATATAGGCAGGGGCATGAGTGAAGACGCGATTGATTTGGCGAGAATCATGGAGGATCGTGAATTGATTATGTATGGACTCGTAAATCTGAAAGAACAGATTAAGTTGGACGATAACCTTTCCGGGGAAGAAAAGGAAACGCAAATTAAAGAAGTCGATACGGAGCTATCCCAATATGAAAATGAACTAAAGGAATTGAAAAAGCAATTGGAGGAACAGCAAGATGAGAACCAGCCTTCAACAGAGTCTACTTTAGAGGACAAAGGCGAAACGGAAGCAAAGCCTGCTGTAAAAGAAGAAGCGGAAAACGAACCTGCTTCTGGTGAGAAAGAGGAAAGTAAGGATTCCTCCAATAAATCATCTGAAGAAAAAGAGAAAAGCAAAGAGTGAGCAATGGGCCTTTTGCGGAGGTGAGATTTAATGAGTTTATTATGGATTTATTCTAAGGGAAACTACCAATCCTATACGATCAAGGATAATCATAACGGTCCAATTACGATTGGGCCATCAAAGCAGGATACGATCACCATATATTCCATTACCTTTGAACATGGTCCTATCAAGCTGAATAAACCTGAAGGACTTGATGGATATGAGGTGTTTAGAGAGGACATGAAGCTTGGTGATATAAAGCCATTCCAGAGCTTCACCTTTCATGAAGGAGAAGAAAAGGTCGAGATTTATTATACGGCTGGGGAATTGGAAGAAAGCCTCTATTATATAGGCAACTTGAAAGAAATCACTTTATCGGCCAAGGCGGGAGCGACTATCCGTAAAGAAGGGCCCGTTTCCGGCAATGGGGTTTCCTTTGTGCTCCATAAAGGGCAGTGGCTACTCATGCCAAAGGAAAACTGCGGGATATTCCTGAATGGTGAAAGAGTAACGAAAGCTGTTCCCATTCAAAATGGTGATCTGATTTGCTGGCCGAATATGGTGCTGAGGTTGATTGAAGGCGACTTATTGATGATTCATAGTGCCGAGAGCTATGAAACATCTTTAGCTAAAATGAAGAAGCCAATCTCTGAAATGAAAAAAAACTATCCACAATTTCGCCGGACACCAAGGATGATCTACGAATTGCCGGATGAGAAAGTGACGATATCTTTTCCGAGCCAAGAATCGGAAGATAATAATAGAGGGTTATGGCTGATCCTTATGCCGCCTTTAATGATGCTAATCGTCATGGGGGTCATCACGGTCATTCAGCCTCGGGGCATTTTCATCATCATATCGATTGTTATGTTCACAACGACTTTAGTTACCTCGACGGTACAATACTTTAAAGACAAAAAGAAGCAAAAACTCAGAGAAGAAAAACGTCAACGTGTATATACAAGGTATTTAGAGCAGAAGAGGGAAGAACTGCAAGAGCTGTCTGAAAAACAAAAGAATGTGCTGTTCTATCATTACCCTTCCTTTGAAAGGATGAAGCTGCTGACTGACAGCATTAGCGACCGTATATGGGAGCGAACTTTGGAAAGTGAAGATGCTCTGCATTTTAAAATCGGAACGGCGACCATACCATCAAGTTATCAGGTGTCGGTAAATAGCAGTGATATGTCCAATCGGGATATAGATGATTTACTTGAGCAGTCGCAGGAACTTGTGGATGTATACAAAAACCTGGATGATCTTCCGTTATCGATCGATTTATCAAGCGGATCGATGGGCCTGGTCGGAAAGGAATCGATTGTTAAACGGGAGCTGCAGCAACTGATTGGGCAACTGGCCTTTTTTCATAGTTATCATGATGTTCGCTTTGTGGCCATTTTTCCGGAAAAGGATTATCAGGAATGGGAATGGATGAAATGGCTCCCTCATTTTCAATTGCCGCATGCCTATGCAAAAGGCTTTATATATAATGAGCAGTCACGTGACCAGCTGCTGACCTCGATTTATCAGCTATTGAGGGAAAGAGATTTGGATGAGAACAAAGGGAAGGTGAGATTCACTCCCCACTTTGTCTTTATTGTCACGGATCGTAATTTAATTGCGGAGCATGTCATATTGGAATATTTAGAAGGTAAAACAGACGATTTAGGCATCTCGACGATTTTTGCAGCGGATGCAAAAGAGAGTTTGACGGAAAATGTCCATACACTAGTGAAGTATATCAATGATTTTGAGGGTGAGATTCTCATCCAGCAAACGAAGGCCGTTCATACTCCATTTACACTTGATGCACATTCAAAAGAAGGGAATGAGCGTTTTGCACGTACGCTGCGTTCACTTGATCATCAAAAAGGCATGAACAATTCCATACCAGAAACGGTATCATTCCTGGAATTATTGAAAGCTCGTGAAGTGGAAGATCTGCCTATCGGCCAAAACTGGCGGACCAATCAGTCTTCCAAATCCTTGGCTGTTCCCATTGGATTGAAAGGGAAAACGGATAGGGTTGAATTGAATTTGCATGAAAAGGCGCATGGCCCCCATGGTTTGGTTGCTGGAACGACAGGATCGGGAAAAAGTGAATTACTGCAAACCTACATCCTTTCATTAGCCGTTCATTATCATCCACATGAAGTTGCCTTTTTGCTCATTGATTATAAAGGCGGGGGAATGGCACAGCCATTCAGGCAGATTCCGCATCTGCTGGGAGTCATTACGAATATTGAGGGGAGCAAGAACTTCAGTGCAAGGGCACTAGCCTCCATCAATAGCGAATTGAAGAAACGCCAGCGCATGTTTGATCGATACGAAGTCAATCATATCAACGATTACACGGATTTATACAAAGAAGGCAAAGCGGATGAACCGTTACCGCATTTATTTTTGATATCAGATGAGTTTGCGGAACTTAAAAACGAAGAACCTGATTTTATCCGCGAATTAGTGAGTACGGCGCGAATTGGACGGAGCTTGGGAGTTCATTTAATTCTTGCTACACAAAAGCCGGGCGGTGTTATTGATAACCAGATTTGGAGCAATGCCCGCTTTAAAATTTCCTTGAAAGTGCAAGATGCCAATGATAGTAAGGAAATTCTTAAAAATAGCGATGCGGCAAATATTACTGTCACCGGACGGGGATATTTGCAGGTAGGAAATAACGAGGTTTATGAATTGTTCCAGTCTGCGTGGAGCGGTGCACCATATTTAGAGGATACGGTTGGATCTGAGGATGAAGTGGCACTAGTCACGGACCTTGGACTTGTTCAAATCTCAAATGTAACGGAACAAACCACTAATAAGAGGAAAGAAAAGATTAGTGAAATTGAAGCCGTGGCGGACCGAATTGTGGCGACACAGGAAGAAATGGAGATTAAGAAGTTGGCAAGCCCATGGCTGCCTCCTCTTTCAGATCGCTTATCGAGAAATGCTGAAAGAAGCCTGACGATGAATCAAATCCACCTGGGAATGAAGGATGAGCCCGAATTGCAGAGCCAGACAAATTATGTCTATAACTGGATTGAAGATGGGAATGTTGGTGTTTTTGGTTCTTCCGGGTACGGCAAGTCAACCACCGTATTGACACTTCTCTTTAGTTTTGCAGATCAATTCAGTCCTGAAGAATTGCATTATTATATTTTCGATTTCGGGAATAGCGCTTTACTGCCAATGCGCCAGCTGCCTCATACTGGGGAATACTTTAGGTTCGATGAGCTAAGGAAAATCGAAAAATTCATGTTATTCATGAAGGCGGAAATGGAAAGGCGTAAGCAGCTTTTTTCAGAAAAGGAGCTTAGTAACATAAAGCTTTATAATGCATTAGTGGAAGATAAATTGCCGATTATTTATATCGTGGTAGACAATTTTGACTTAGTGAAAGATGAGATGCAGGACCAGGAAGCGCAATTCGTTCAGTTTGCACGTGATGGACAATCACTTGGAATATTCATGATTTTAACGGCAACGAGAATCAATGCGATTCGCCAGCCGTTAATGAATAGTCTTAAGACGAAGGTCGTCCATTACTTAATGGACAGTTCGGAACAATATTCGGTTTTGGGAAGAACCCCTTATGAAAATGAACCTGTTCCGGGAAGGGCGTTAGTGAAGAAGGACCAAACCTATCTCACGCAGGTTTATCTTCCAGCCGATGGAGCGGATGATATAGCCGTTTTGGAAGAAATGAAACAGGCCGTGGCAGATCATAAGGTCAAATATAAGGAAATGGCCAAGCCGCCGGCGATTCGGATGTTACCGGCACGTCTTGATTCCAGCAGCTTCAAGAGTTACTTCTCACAAGCCATTAAGAAGGATTCCATTCCAATCGGTCTTTCAGAGGAAAGCGTTACGCCTGTTTTGTTGGAGTTGAATTCCAATCCATTCCTGCTTGTCGTAGGACAGTCACGTAAAGGGAAAACGAATGTCCTTAAAGTGCTGCTGGAATCGTTGCTTACACAGACAATAGGGGAAATTGGTTTATTTGACGGAGTGGATCGTGGCCTATCTTCTTATGCCTTAGAGGAAAAGGTGCGCTATTTGGAGACAAAAGATCAGATAACCGAATGGCTCGATCATATCACTGGAATATTTGAAGAACGTGAACGAAGTTATCTAGCGGCATTGGAAATGAAACCGATGAAGCAACTGGAATTCCCAACGATCATGTTTGTCATAGATAGCATCTCAAGGCTCCAACAAACGATCGACGGCAGGATTCAGGATAGGATCAGCGGTTTGATGAAACAATACAGCCATCTTGGGTTTAGTCTGATTGTCGCTGGAAATGCCAACGACTTCACCAAGGGATATGATTCGTTGACAACCGAATTGAAACAAGTCAGACAAGCTGTTTTGCTTATTAAAAAATCGGACCAAAGCTTGTATACCCTCTCTTATTCAAGAAAAGAAGAAGAAATACAGCCGGGTTACGGATACTTTGTGTTGAATGGCCAGGAGAGTAAAATCCAAATTCCACTAAGTGAAGAAAGAAGGAGAGTGCAAGAGAGTGTCTGAAAAAATAAAACCGATGCTGTTAATCGGTAAAATACTGGTGATCTTAGCGCTGCCAATCCTGTTTTTTTCTTATATTGGTCAAAATCCAATGAAAAAGACAGAAACGGCTTCTCGTGAAATCGCCATTGTTAATGAAGATAATGGCACTGAATTTAACAATAATCCCATTTATATGGGCTCAGAGCTTGTTACTACACTGGACAAGGATTCTGAATATGAGTGGTTTGTGGTAAATAGGAGTACGGCGGAAAGTGGACTTGCAAATGAAAAGTATGATGCAGTCATATATTTTCCATCCGATTTCTCAGAGAATATTTATACATTCGATGATGAACAGCCTATCAAGGCGGGGATTAAGTACAAGGTACAACCTAGTTTGAATGCAGAGAACATGGAAAAGGTACAAAAGGAATTAGAGAAGACAAAGAGCAAAATGAATAAGCATATTTCAACACAGTATTGGAGCTATGTTTCCCAATCAGTCGAGGACATCCGTAAGAAGTTCGATAATGTCCTTGCTAAAGAAATCGCTTTTCAAAACACGATGTATGAGTTTTATACTCCAAGCTCGGAAAGCCTTGCCGGCGAAATCAAGCAGCATAAGGACATGCTTGAAGGAGTTTTTGCCGAGACGAAGGATGCTGGCAAAACAAGTAATGAAACAATGGATGAAATAGGGAACACGAAGACTCAAATGGCTTCCTTTGTGAAAGATGTAGTTTCTTTTGAGGAATATCAAAAAGCTCAAAGTATCCTTTTTGAGAAAACCTCTGCCCAAAATCAGCAGCTTGTCAAGGAGAGTGTACAATCATATGACAAGGTGCTGAATGAGGGCAACCAAACAATACCTGAGATTCAGCAAGGGATGAATACGAAATACAGTCTTAATGATCAAGGCATTAGTGAGAATGTTGGAATCATGCAGCAGAAGCTCGATTCCAGCAGTAATGAATTGGAACAATTTTCAACAAGCATGAAGGATAAACAAGTAGAACAAATTACGAAAATCACTCAAGATCAACAAAGCTCGATTGAACAATTGAAACAATCGGAAGAGGCTGGTCTTGATAACCTTCAGTCTACCTTGCTTGCGCAAAGAGGGAATCTTGCAAGCAGCTCTGGTGATGGGGAGGTTATTGGTGAAGGAACGAAGCCTATGGAAGATATTGAAACGGAAACGGGAAAAGGTGAATCGGTTGCCGCACCTGAAAAGAAGGATCCGATTGATGAACTGTCACTGCAGGTATTGCTGGATCAAATCACTGGGATTAACACGGCACTTGAAAGTTTGGTGCCGGCAGAAGGAAGTGAAGGAGCTGCTGAACAAATCAACATCCTTACAGCGGAACTCCAAGCGGAAATCAATAATCTCAGCGGAACGGTAAACGGCAGAACGGGAAATTATAACCAAGTGATCACGGAGTTTAATACACTGGTAGATTCATATAATGATCTGCTGACGCAGTTTACGCAATTACAAGCTGATTATAATGAACTCGGCACGAATTATAAGGATTTAGGTGACCAATGGAAAAAGTCACAGGAAGATATTCAAAAATTACAGGATATCCAAAGCATGACAATCGACGAGGCCATTGCAGAAATCAAGACTCTCGAACAATCACTTCTTGAAAAGGTGGGGGGAGAAAGGCGAGCGGTGCTGGTGAAGGCCTTTGAAAATCCTATCACGAATCGGGATTCAACTACCCTCCTTGCCTATTACGGTTCACTCTCATCTTATGGTGAATTGGCTGAAAGAGTCACGGAAGCAAATGTAGATAAGGTATTTGCAGCCAATATAAAAGAATTGGAAAACTTGAAAAATGGGGTTTCCGGAAACGTAGATGAAGAAGCGAAACTCGTTAAAGCCAGTTTAGCAGGAGTCAATGAGAACTTCGGAATGTTCTCAGATTCCATTATTGGTTATATGAAAGAATATGATGCTAACGTTGAAACGGGGCAGAAAGCTACTTTAGCTGAATTAGCGGCAATTACCGGCAAGGCCCAAGAAGTGTCTGCCAATTTGTCAGATCATATGGAAGTTCCTGAAATGGAGGCCGAACAGCCAGTTAACCTTGATGGAGAAATGTTTGTATCACTTCAAGACAATACGGCAACAACTGTCGGCTTCATTTCCGAGCTTGTCAATTCTGTAGCGGAACGGCAGGACACTGTCACGAAGGATACAGCAGACCTGCAAGCGAAAGTGGGGTCAGTACAGGAAAGGGCCGATCAGCTTAATGATAATTGGTCCCAAAATGTAGACTCGACCGTAAAAATAAAGACGGACGTCTATAGTGTCTTGAATAACACTCTAGTCGATGATCAGGAGAACGGATATGTGTACGAATATTTAGCAAATCCCGTACAAATCAGCGGGGAAGTCCTGCATCAGGAAAAGGTTAATATCCCGCCGATCGTCATGTTGGTGATCATACTCATATCTGGGTTATTGATCGGTTTCTTCCTGCATCATTATGAAACCATTCCAATGATGGTCCATGCGGCCTTGTTTGCCTTATTGAATCTGATCGTAGGTTTAATCATCAGCATGTATGGTTTGAAGATCTATCCACTGGGAGATATGCAGGAGATTAAATGGACCGTTTTCACCGTCCTGCTTTTATTCTTCTGTTCAGCGTTTACCCGGCTTGCCTTCTCGATTGGGCCGTTTGTCGGTGCTATCCTGGTGATTGGTTTGATCAGTTTCTTTACCATTCCATTATTGGATTTAATCATGCCTAATTTCAATGTAGACCACCCGGTTGCAGATGTATATATGTCCATTCAATTCGGAAATCAGTCGGCATTCATTCCGGCTAGTATCATCTTGATTGTGCTGACGCTTATTGCAACGATCATTCCATATATAGTGAAGCGTCTTACAGAAAGAAGAGCAATGGCCCATGAAGTGGAATAAATACGTAATGCCTGTCTTGCTCATCCTGTTTTTTAGCCATGCACCTCATGGCGGGGCGGAAGATGAACCCATGGTGGAGCCCAATGAATATCAAGAAAACGATATTGATATTCAAACTGAGTATTTCCATGAAGAAGGATTGTTGGATCAGAAGCGGAAACTGCCTGAAGAACAAAAGGACCTCACTTTTGAAAGAGGGAAATATGATGTCATTGACTCGGTGGAGGACTCATTGTTTCTGTCTCCGGTAACGGGGAATCAAAATAATACCATCGCTTCAAAAGCGGATCAGCTTGGATTATTCTCGGAGGTCGACGTTCGAACGAGAAGCAAAGAAGAAACAGAGCCTTCCCTTAATTTTGACCTGACGATATTGCTTGGCATCGTTTTGGCACTTTTGGTCGTTTGTTTGTTTTTTATCCTTATCCCGAAAATGGGGAAACTGAATGGAGAGGTTAAACGAAAATGAAAAAAGCCCGATTCCTGGCATAAGTCAGGAATCGGGCTTTTTTGCTACATATCCATAACGGTTTTAATAAGCCCTAAAAGAAGGGCGGCTGCGAAGATCAAAATGAAGAATTTTTTATACATGATCAGTACCTCTTATATCTTATGAGTGGATTGCATTCATTTTAGCATAAACAGAAAAAGAATATACAGATCAGAGGGGCGTGACTTGCCCTAAAGACCGGAGAGGGAAATTATGAAAAGGTGGATAATTGGAGTTTGCCTGCCGTTTTTTTATGGCTTGTACAATTTGGACGTTGATTTCCGCTCAAGAAACTCGCTTTCCGCGGGCGGTCCGGGAGCCTCCTCGGCTTGCGCCTGCGGGTCCCTCAGGAGTCTCGTACCTTCCTCTTGTTATAACATATAGAAACCATATACCTGAGGACTGGCGACCATATGTGTCAGAAGCACATCATCTGCGTAAACATCAAGATGTAAAACCTAAATATCCAAAACGCAAAGAAACGATTAAGCATGTATTCGCTGATGAAAATGAAAGCATGGTATTCGTTGGAATACTATTAGGGGACTTAAAATATTGTCGATACAGACGCTGCTTATTTTCGCTTTCAATATGACAAGGACCAAAAATGGCTTAACATAGTCGATCGTAGAGCCCAATTCTCTTAACTGCCAAAATTGGAATTTCAAAAGGGGTTCGGAATTTTTTAATTCCGAACCCCTTTTGTCTGTAAACTGCGATGCGCCGATTTATCGGCACATCCTATCGGTTAATTGAACAAGTCAGGATAAACAGTCTTTGCTGCGAGTTCAACAGCGTGACATGACATTTTCGTTCAACAAATGGACGTCATCGTTGGTTCATATTCACTTAGCAACAGTTTAACATTCCTATTTCATTAAGTAGCATTAATATTTTTAATACAAATTCGTTTATGGTTTACCGATTATCTAGTAAACTTACAATGTAAGGTTTAATTGGAGCTTAATGTAAATAAGTGATATAGAGAAGGTATGAAATAGATGTGAATCCCGGGAGGTAGAGAATGATTTATAAGCAGGTCAATCAAAAACTGGAAATGGTTCTAAGGAATATCGAAAAGGTGATTATTGGAAAACGGGATATAGCGGAACTAAGCATCGTGGCACTCCTTTCTGGCGGACATGTCTTATTGGAGGATGTTCCGGGCGTCGGAAAGACAGTCATGGTAAGGGCACTGGCAAAATCAATAGGTGCAAGCTTTAAGCGAATTCAATTTACACCTGATTTACTTCCTTCTGATGTTACCGGTGTTTCGATCTTCAATCCTAAGGAACAAGAATTCATTTTTAGGCCAGGTCCGATAATGGGACATATTATTTTAGCCGATGAAATTAACCGGACCTCGCCGAAAACTCAGTCTGCATTGCTTGAAGCCATGGAAGAGGCAAGTGTGACGATTGATGGTGTCACAAGAGGATTGGAGAAGCCGTTCTTCGTAATGGCGACGCAAAATCCGATCGAGTACGAGGGAACATATCCGCTTCCGGAGGCTCAATTGGATAGATTCCTATTAAAAATGAAAATGGGCTATCCCGGTGTGGAAGAAGAGATAGAGGTTCTTCATAGAGCTCAATACACGGCACCGCTTGAGGAGCTGGAATCCGTCATCACCTTGAATGAATTGATAGAATTACAGGCTGAGGTAAAAGCGGTGATAGTGGATGACACAATAAAACGATACATTGTTGAATTGGCGAATCAAACACGTTCGCATGAAGGGGTCTATTTAGGGGTGAGCCCGCGTGGATCGATAGCATTGATGAAGGCAGCCCAGGCTTACGCGCTGATCCAGGGCAGGGACTATGTCCTGCCGGACGATGTTCAATATTTAGTTCCATTCGTATTTTCCCACCGGCTTATTTTGAAACCTGAAGCGAATTATGATGGCTTCGATGCTGGAATGGTGATACATGAAATTGTCGCGACAACACAAGTGCCAGTGAAGCGGGCTGTGACCTAATGCGCAAATTCATCAACATTTTAAGAGGAAATATGAGTGTGATCGGACTTGTATTACTCATGACCGTTTCCTTTTGCTATGCCATGTTTCAAGGCGGTTTTGTCAGTTGGTTCATTTTTTATTCATTTTTGCCGTTTTCTGTGTACGCTTTGATTCTGCTGTTTTATCCGCTGCATGATTTTACCGTTGAGAGAAAGGTCAATAAAAGGGAATGCCAGGCCGGCGAATCTGTTGAGATAGCATTGACGTTTACCCGTAAAAATCGGCTGCCCCTATTATTCATGGTGGTAGAGGAGGAATTGCCTCAGAAGATGGAAGATAGGGGACTCCAAAGGAAAATAATTATCTTTCCGGGATTCAAGCGTACCTTCAGCATGTCATATACCTTGGGAAATTTGCAGCGCGGAGAGCATTCGTTTCAATCGATCCGCTTTTGGATTGGGGATTTTTTCGGGCTAGTCGAAAAGGAAGCGATATATAGTTCACCTTTGAAAATAACTGTTTTTCCTCGTTATCATGAGCTTGCCTACAGTGATCTTGATCGAGTGTTCAATCAGGGGGCAGTGGTTTCAGCAAAGAAAACACAACGGGAACATTCAGTTGTCTCCGGGGTAAGGGAATATCAGCCAGGCGATCAGCTGTCATGGATTAACTGGAAGGCGACGGCTAGAACGAGTGAAATCATGACGAAGGAATTCGAAGTGCAGAAAAACCGGGATATATTCATCATGCTTGATGAAAAGCCGTCGGATTTATTCGAAGAATCCATTGAAATGGCTGCTTCCATTGCACACGCCCTGTTAAAGAAAGGCATGGAAATTGGGTATGTGAGCAGGAGATCGAGGTTAATCATACCGGCAGCAGCGGGCAATAACCAGAAACGAAAGATTTTTAACCGACTTGTTAAAGAAGAGCCGAGAGTGGCAAACGATTTGAACGAAAATGCCAGGAAGGGAATTCTTCCGGCAAATGCTGCTGTGATATTCATCGTTTCAGACTTAACCTTAGAAAAGGTGGACATATTGAGTGCTTTCCGGCCTAAACAGGGATTAATGTTATGTATGAAGAAACAGGCGGATCTTACTGATGAGGAAAGGCTGTCAAGCTCTGCAGCTGTTTCGAGGGGGATAAAGGTCAGCTTTTTTGAACATGGCCAACTTAAGTCTGACAGATCAGAGGTGATGGCGAAATGAATGTCACCACCGAAAAGTTGGAAAGCTTCATGCACGTACTCATGTATGTATTTGGTCTGTTGTTGATTACTGAATGGTTGAGGCCTGTCGATAAACTCACAGATACAGGTAATATCATCATTTTTATCGTATTTTTGCTCTATTCCCTGCTACTGCATTATTTCCGCATACATTGGTCAATCCGGTTTATTCTCATTAGTGCTTATATAATGATTTCATTACAGTTCCTCCATTCAAAAGGCGCTTTATTTCAATTATCATGGCTGAAAGAAGGATTCCTAGCGGATTTTACGGCCAATCTTGGTTTTATATATGATGGTAATTGGGAGTTGATCACAAATCCATTTCGAACGTTTCTATTTTTTGTCCTTCTGTGGCTTGTAACGTATTTGATTCATTACTGGGTGATGGTAAGACAAAGCATTTTTTTCTTTTTTATGTTAACGGTGATTTTTATATCTGTACTTGACACATTCACTCCCTATGTGGGGGATAAGGCAATGATTAGAATCATCATCATCGGGTTCTTGATGCTAGGCCTGCTGTCCCTGCTGCGACTTACGATACAGGAGCGGATCAAGTTTTCGATGGCTTCCGTCAATAAGTGGATCTTAATGCTGACCGGCATGATATTGGTGAGTGTCCTTGTCGGTTTCACTGCCCCAAAGCTCTCTCCGCAGTGGCCTGACCCAGTGCCTTATATTACCTCTTATTCTGATAAAGCGGGGAAAGAAGACGGTGGTTCGAAGCGTAAAAGTGTCGGATATGATGAAGACGATTCGGATCTTGGCGGATCGATAGAGCCGGATGGTTCCATCGTTTTTTATAATAATGCTCCTGCAGGACATTACTGGAAAGTCGAAAACAAGGATATTTATACCGGTAAAGGGTGGGTTTCCATACTGGAAACGGACTTTCACACTTTTTCCAACGGGCAGGACATTGCATCTTTAGATATTTACGACGTTCCTGAAGTGGTGACGACAGAAGAAATGACGGCAAAAGTGTCCATGACGGAATCATATTCCCATATCCTTCATCCGCAGTCCGGGTATTTAAAAAAGATTGAGGGCAAAAACGGGATGGATTTCAAATATTATGAGGGTATGGACAAAGTAATTTCTGAAAAGGATAATGGCGAACGACTGTCCATGAAAGAGTATGAGCTGGTCTATGATATGCCGAGTTTTGATATAGCTGAGTTAAGGAAAGTAACGGAACCTGACGATTCAATGGATTTATTAATGGAAAAGAACACGCAGCTTCCAGAGGGAATGCCAAACCGGATATATGAATTGGCATCCCAGCTTACAAGGAATGAAAAGAATTGGTACGATAAGGCAAAAGCCATTGAGGATTATTTTGACGGGCATGAATTCATTTATTCTAAGGACGATATTCCGTATCCTGAGAGCAACCAAGATTATGTCGATCAATTTTTATTCGAGACACAGATAGGGTATTGTGATAATTTTTCAAGTGCAATGGTCGTTTTACTCCGTGCTGCCAATATACCTGCCAGGTGGGTAAAGGGCTACACGGAAGGGGAAAAATCAATCCTTGATGGCGAATCCGTTTATAAGGTGACCAATAATAATGCACATTCCTGGGTCGAGGTTTATTTTTCAGGGATAGGCTGGGTTCCCTTCGAGCCGACAAAGGGTTTCAATGGGGAAGTTGAATTTTACGATTCGGAATTGAAACAGGAAGCGATCAAGAAGCCTGAAGAAACTCCAAATAATGAAGAGCAAACAAAGAAAGAGACCAGGGAACGCCAGGATACACCCGATAGGGAAACTCAATCATCCGAGAAAACTGGTATCAGGAACATGGATGGGTTCTTAAAATGGACTGCCAGCTCATTGTCAGGTGCATTGATTCTCGCTTCTATTGGTTATTTCTTCAGAAGGAGGTGGATTCCTCATCTGCAGATACTTCGTTATAGAAGGAAAACCGGTGCTCATTTCTCGACAGCCTATTTAATTTTATTGAAACAATTAAAACGAGCTGGTTTAGTTCGTCCGGAGGGGCAAACCCTAAGGGAGTACGCCGCCTATGTGGATGCAGTGTACGATACGGATGAGATGAGTGAATTGACGGCTGGATACGAGTTAATGATATATCGTGGAGACGTGGAAGATGGCGAATGGAAGCACTTTCAAAAAGGTTGGGAAAGCTTAATGAGAAAAACTAGCTCTTGACCAGGTTTTTATTATATTGATACAATAACAAAAACTAACTTAAACTAATATATCCTTCATATATCCTCGATAATATGGATCGAAAGTTTCTACCGAATCACCGTAAATGATTTGACTATGAAGGCGGATTTTAACAGGAAAGCTGAAAATCTGCCTTCGTCTATACTTTTTCTGTATTTTTGAGGGTGGATTTTTAGTTTTTCTTTTTTTATGATAATATTTTTTATAAGAAATTATCACTCGATTTTATGAGTGAA
This window contains:
- the essC gene encoding type VII secretion protein EssC, whose amino-acid sequence is MSLLWIYSKGNYQSYTIKDNHNGPITIGPSKQDTITIYSITFEHGPIKLNKPEGLDGYEVFREDMKLGDIKPFQSFTFHEGEEKVEIYYTAGELEESLYYIGNLKEITLSAKAGATIRKEGPVSGNGVSFVLHKGQWLLMPKENCGIFLNGERVTKAVPIQNGDLICWPNMVLRLIEGDLLMIHSAESYETSLAKMKKPISEMKKNYPQFRRTPRMIYELPDEKVTISFPSQESEDNNRGLWLILMPPLMMLIVMGVITVIQPRGIFIIISIVMFTTTLVTSTVQYFKDKKKQKLREEKRQRVYTRYLEQKREELQELSEKQKNVLFYHYPSFERMKLLTDSISDRIWERTLESEDALHFKIGTATIPSSYQVSVNSSDMSNRDIDDLLEQSQELVDVYKNLDDLPLSIDLSSGSMGLVGKESIVKRELQQLIGQLAFFHSYHDVRFVAIFPEKDYQEWEWMKWLPHFQLPHAYAKGFIYNEQSRDQLLTSIYQLLRERDLDENKGKVRFTPHFVFIVTDRNLIAEHVILEYLEGKTDDLGISTIFAADAKESLTENVHTLVKYINDFEGEILIQQTKAVHTPFTLDAHSKEGNERFARTLRSLDHQKGMNNSIPETVSFLELLKAREVEDLPIGQNWRTNQSSKSLAVPIGLKGKTDRVELNLHEKAHGPHGLVAGTTGSGKSELLQTYILSLAVHYHPHEVAFLLIDYKGGGMAQPFRQIPHLLGVITNIEGSKNFSARALASINSELKKRQRMFDRYEVNHINDYTDLYKEGKADEPLPHLFLISDEFAELKNEEPDFIRELVSTARIGRSLGVHLILATQKPGGVIDNQIWSNARFKISLKVQDANDSKEILKNSDAANITVTGRGYLQVGNNEVYELFQSAWSGAPYLEDTVGSEDEVALVTDLGLVQISNVTEQTTNKRKEKISEIEAVADRIVATQEEMEIKKLASPWLPPLSDRLSRNAERSLTMNQIHLGMKDEPELQSQTNYVYNWIEDGNVGVFGSSGYGKSTTVLTLLFSFADQFSPEELHYYIFDFGNSALLPMRQLPHTGEYFRFDELRKIEKFMLFMKAEMERRKQLFSEKELSNIKLYNALVEDKLPIIYIVVDNFDLVKDEMQDQEAQFVQFARDGQSLGIFMILTATRINAIRQPLMNSLKTKVVHYLMDSSEQYSVLGRTPYENEPVPGRALVKKDQTYLTQVYLPADGADDIAVLEEMKQAVADHKVKYKEMAKPPAIRMLPARLDSSSFKSYFSQAIKKDSIPIGLSEESVTPVLLELNSNPFLLVVGQSRKGKTNVLKVLLESLLTQTIGEIGLFDGVDRGLSSYALEEKVRYLETKDQITEWLDHITGIFEERERSYLAALEMKPMKQLEFPTIMFVIDSISRLQQTIDGRIQDRISGLMKQYSHLGFSLIVAGNANDFTKGYDSLTTELKQVRQAVLLIKKSDQSLYTLSYSRKEEEIQPGYGYFVLNGQESKIQIPLSEERRRVQESV